A single Streptococcus thermophilus DNA region contains:
- a CDS encoding shikimate dehydrogenase yields the protein MRIDGHTRLAAVVASPIKHSISPFIHNLAFEKTHVNGVYVAWEIPESDLAETFENIRRYNMFGINLSMPYKEKVIPFLDGLSPEAQLIGAVNTVVNCDGRLIGHNTDGFGFFASLKNFNPKDTHIMILGAGGAAKSIVTQAILDGAKKVSIYVRPQSLVKAKKNFRTLLDQTDCYLEFHDLTDADHFQKELRQTDLLVNATSVGMDGESLPISIDTRFPKELLVADIIYQPFETPFLALARKQEIEAVNGLGMLLYQAAGAFKLWTGENMPTGAIWQELENIYNS from the coding sequence ATGCGGATTGATGGACACACACGCTTAGCAGCTGTTGTTGCCAGTCCTATCAAGCATTCAATTTCTCCTTTCATTCATAATTTAGCTTTCGAAAAAACACATGTTAATGGGGTTTATGTAGCTTGGGAAATTCCAGAGTCAGACCTGGCTGAGACATTTGAAAATATTAGACGTTACAATATGTTCGGTATCAACTTGTCTATGCCATATAAGGAAAAGGTAATTCCATTTTTGGATGGTCTTAGTCCTGAAGCTCAACTGATTGGTGCAGTCAATACGGTTGTCAATTGTGATGGTCGTTTGATCGGCCATAATACAGATGGCTTTGGCTTTTTTGCTAGTTTAAAGAATTTTAATCCTAAGGATACTCATATTATGATTTTGGGGGCTGGTGGTGCGGCTAAATCTATTGTGACACAGGCAATTCTTGATGGTGCAAAAAAAGTTAGTATCTATGTTCGGCCCCAATCCTTGGTCAAGGCAAAAAAAAACTTTAGAACCTTGCTTGATCAAACCGATTGCTATTTAGAATTTCATGATTTAACTGATGCTGACCACTTCCAAAAGGAATTAAGGCAAACCGATTTATTGGTCAATGCGACTAGTGTGGGTATGGATGGTGAGTCATTGCCCATTTCTATAGATACAAGATTCCCTAAGGAACTCTTAGTTGCGGATATCATTTACCAGCCTTTTGAAACACCTTTCTTGGCCTTGGCAAGGAAACAAGAGATAGAGGCTGTGAATGGACTAGGCATGTTACTTTATCAAGCAGCAGGTGCCTTTAAATTATGGACAGGCGAGAATATGCCAACAGGTGCTATTTGGCAGGAATTAGAAAACATATACAATAGCTAG
- the aroB gene encoding 3-dehydroquinate synthase, with translation MKLEVNLKQNPYDIIIEKGALKGVGQWVKSLWEPQKIALITDNHVGGLYAEKVKLSLEHEGFEVVVFDFLEGEASKNLKTVNKAYEFLIKNGMTRSDGIVALGGGVVGDLAGFVASTYMRGIHFVQVPTSLTAQVDSSIGGKTGVNTPFAKNIVGTFAQPDGVLIDPNVLETLGKRELIEGMGEVVKYGLIDDPELWQLLDNIDGSVHSILENSETIIYRSCNVKRKIVVEDEFEGGVRMYLNFGHTIGHAVEQTAGYGKVMHGEAVAIGMVQISRVAEKKNLMPQGITRQIAEMCVKFGLPVDYEPWRVEELYTALTHDKKARGNSIKTVIVPEIGKAAINQIPLVEMKEYLEK, from the coding sequence ATGAAACTAGAGGTAAATTTAAAACAAAACCCTTATGACATTATCATTGAAAAGGGAGCTCTTAAAGGGGTAGGACAATGGGTCAAGTCACTTTGGGAACCACAAAAGATCGCGCTTATTACGGACAATCATGTGGGAGGCCTATATGCAGAAAAAGTTAAGCTTAGCTTGGAACACGAAGGTTTTGAGGTTGTCGTTTTTGATTTTCTAGAAGGTGAAGCGAGTAAAAATCTTAAGACTGTTAATAAGGCTTATGAGTTTTTGATTAAGAATGGCATGACTCGTAGTGATGGTATTGTCGCTCTTGGTGGTGGCGTTGTTGGAGACTTAGCAGGATTTGTCGCTTCAACCTATATGCGTGGAATTCATTTCGTTCAAGTTCCAACCAGTCTAACTGCCCAAGTAGATTCATCTATTGGTGGAAAGACAGGTGTGAATACTCCTTTTGCCAAAAATATCGTAGGAACTTTTGCTCAGCCTGATGGGGTTTTAATTGATCCTAATGTCCTTGAGACACTTGGTAAACGTGAATTGATTGAAGGCATGGGTGAGGTTGTCAAATATGGTTTGATTGACGATCCTGAACTTTGGCAGCTCCTTGATAACATTGATGGTTCGGTTCATAGTATTTTGGAAAACTCAGAGACCATTATTTACCGTTCATGTAACGTTAAGCGTAAAATTGTGGTTGAAGATGAGTTTGAAGGTGGCGTCCGTATGTACCTAAACTTTGGTCATACGATTGGGCATGCCGTCGAACAAACAGCTGGTTATGGTAAAGTTATGCATGGTGAAGCTGTGGCTATTGGAATGGTTCAGATTTCTCGTGTTGCTGAGAAAAAAAACCTAATGCCTCAGGGAATCACACGTCAAATTGCTGAGATGTGTGTGAAATTTGGTTTGCCAGTAGACTATGAACCATGGCGTGTTGAGGAGCTCTATACAGCCCTCACACATGACAAGAAAGCCCGTGGTAATAGTATTAAGACAGTTATCGTTCCAGAGATTGGTAAGGCAGCTATCAATCAGATTCCTTTAGTTGAAATGAAAGAGTACTTGGAGAAATAA
- the aroC gene encoding chorismate synthase, with protein sequence MRYLTAGESHGPRLTAIIEGVPAGLPLTAEDINGDLKRRQGGYGRGGRMKIESDKVEITSGVRHGKTTGAPITLHVINKDHQKWLDIMAVEDIEDRLKTKRKITHPRPGHADLVGGMKYRFDDLRNSLERSSARETTMRVAVGAVAKRILAELDIEIANHVVVFGGKEIDVPENLTVAQIKELAQQSEISVVNQEREQEIKDYIDQIKKEGDTIGGVVETVVGGVPVGLGSYVQWDTKLDAKIAQAVVSINAFKGVEFGLGFKDGYLRGSQVMDEILWNEEDGYTRRTNNLGGFEGGMTNGQPIVVRGVMKPIPTLYKPLMSVDIETHEPYKATVERSDPTALPAAGVVMESVVATVVANEILDKFSSDNLEELKEAVAHHRDYVKNF encoded by the coding sequence ATGAGATATTTAACAGCAGGTGAGTCTCACGGCCCACGTTTAACGGCAATTATCGAAGGTGTACCAGCTGGTCTTCCCTTGACCGCTGAAGATATCAATGGCGATTTGAAACGCCGCCAAGGTGGTTATGGTCGTGGTGGCCGCATGAAAATTGAGTCTGATAAGGTTGAAATCACTTCTGGTGTTCGTCATGGGAAAACAACAGGGGCTCCAATCACCCTCCATGTCATCAATAAGGACCATCAAAAATGGTTGGACATTATGGCTGTTGAAGATATTGAGGATCGTTTAAAAACTAAACGCAAAATCACCCATCCACGTCCAGGACATGCTGACTTGGTTGGTGGTATGAAATACCGTTTTGATGATTTGCGTAATTCGTTGGAGCGTTCCAGTGCGCGTGAAACAACTATGCGTGTGGCAGTGGGTGCTGTCGCTAAACGAATCTTGGCTGAGCTTGATATTGAAATTGCTAATCATGTGGTTGTCTTTGGTGGTAAGGAAATTGATGTGCCAGAGAATTTGACAGTTGCTCAAATCAAGGAATTGGCCCAACAGTCAGAAATTTCAGTTGTTAACCAAGAGCGTGAGCAAGAAATTAAAGATTACATTGACCAAATCAAAAAAGAGGGTGACACCATCGGTGGTGTCGTTGAAACGGTTGTTGGTGGTGTACCTGTAGGACTTGGTTCTTATGTGCAATGGGATACCAAGTTGGATGCCAAGATTGCTCAAGCAGTTGTTTCCATCAATGCCTTCAAGGGGGTCGAGTTTGGTCTTGGATTCAAAGATGGCTATCTCAGGGGCTCTCAAGTGATGGATGAGATCCTTTGGAATGAAGAGGATGGCTATACGCGTAGAACCAATAATCTCGGTGGTTTTGAAGGTGGAATGACAAATGGTCAACCAATTGTAGTCCGTGGGGTTATGAAGCCAATTCCAACTCTTTATAAACCACTAATGTCAGTAGATATTGAGACCCATGAGCCATACAAGGCAACGGTTGAGCGTTCAGATCCAACGGCCTTGCCTGCAGCAGGTGTCGTTATGGAATCAGTAGTCGCTACTGTCGTAGCTAATGAAATCTTGGATAAATTCTCTTCTGATAATTTGGAAGAGTTGAAAGAAGCGGTAGCACATCACCGTGACTATGTGAAAAACTTTTAA